The Bdellovibrionales bacterium genome segment GCGAGCGTCCTTATCTTTCAACTGCCTTTCTATTCCCTCTGCTTTCTGCCTTTCTTTCTTAATGTCGTTTTCAACGTTGCGTCGAGCACGAGCTTCGAATTCCTTGGCCCTACTCGCTGAGTCTCTTTCAATTTTTATGGCTTGGTTTTTCGCTCTTTGAACAATTTTTTCAGCCTCTTTTTCCGTCTCCTGAATCTTGTTTTGACCAGTCATTTTGTAGAATAGGATCAACGCGCCCACTCCACCGACCAAACCCAAAACCAGACTCACAAATCCGGTAACAACAATTTCGGTTCCCATGACTCCAATTCCTTTCTCAGTCGACGCACTCCTGCATCGAATTTTCAGTCACAATCCAGTCCATCTTCACATCACCTTCTCCATAAGGAAGCGGCTCCTGCGACAGCTGAACAGAAAAACAAATACCAATTTTTAATTTTGAAGCTTTGCCAAGAGCCCGATCATAAAAACCCTTGCCATAGCCTACTCTCCGTCCACACCGATCAAAACTAACTCCCGGTACAAGAATAAAATCACAATCATCGATTTGTACCTGTTTGCTTTTCTGTGGGTCGGGCTCCTGAATACCAAATGGACCTACCCGCCATGCTGTTGGATCCATCTCCAATTGGCCATGTGGGACCCAAAACAAAAGATTGGGACCATCGACCGAAGGATAAGCAAACGAGCAATCGGGCAGAAACTGCTGAAAACCATTTGGATCTGCCTCCTCTTTGAGAGGACTGTAAGTCGCTATCAAACTTGGTTTTTTATTTTTCAAAAGATCCAGGACGTTCTTACTGATCGCTGCGTTAATGGCAAAAAGACGAGCATGAGAATTCTTAACAAACTCAGTTCTCTGAGCCAGATACGCTTTGCGTACGGCTGTTTTTCCTATTTTTTGATCCAAGTTCCGTAACATCATCGCCTCGCACTTCGCGAGATCCAGACTGAACCTATCTAAAGTTTAATAATTTGAGAGAGAGGGGCGGGGAACCAAAACATAATTAAGTCAGCTGCAATAACCCAATTGATCAATCAATCAAAGATAAATAATATTTTGTCATTGCTTTCTCACCCGTAAATCCAAACTTCGCTCTCCATCTTCTATTAAACTCAGTGATCCAACCCGGTCTGGGTTAATGGAGAAGACTCTAGACTGGTAAGAACTTCCTGAGCCTTGATTTCCAACCCATGCAGTTCTTCAAATGCACTTCGTTTGAGTAGAATCAGCTCTTCGGCAATATGTAAGGAGGCAAGCAACAGGGCATTTTGAAAGGACACATTTGAGTGCCCACCCATGGCTTCATTCACTTTTTCATCCACTAAGGCCACAAGCTTTGCGACCGTTTTGTCATCATGTGAAGAACGAAGCTTCAGAGGCAGTCCGGCAATCAACACCTCATACGTCCTCTTGGTTTCTTCTTCCATGATTTCTCCCACTCTCCCACTACCAACCTTTTAGTTTTCTCCAGTAATATTGATAATATATAGCTAATAAAGGGTCAAACCTAAAGCGGTCCTTTAAGAGAATTCGGCCTTTGGTCAGCGACGCGGCAGAGCATTATAGGGATCAGCATCTTTGAGAAGGCCATAGGCGTGATTTGAGACGATCCCAACAATACGACGGAACTCAGTGAGGGCATCCAAATGAATAGAACTTGTGTTAACCGAGGCATTGCGGCCTTTGACGAGGCGTTCTATATTGGCCTCCCGAAAGCGTCGCTCCATTTGACGAATCTCTCTCTTGTGAAAGATGACCTTAGCAGCTAGCTCCTTATCCTCTACTTGGAAGCAGCTAATCGACATCTCCACAGCTTGGACTACATCCTTATGAATTTCCTGAATCTCTTTCCAACCTTCGCTCGTGAATTCCAACTTTAAAGTGTGCTTTTTGCGAGCTAAATCTAAGAGGCTGTTGTCAACCACATCTGCGGCACTCTCCAAATCAGCCGAAAAATCAATTATTCGCATCATGTTTTTTTGTGCAACGATGTCGCCGTCTTCCATGTGCCTAACTAAAAATAAATTGATTTCGCGATTGAGAAGATCCACCCAATCATCTCTCAGACGAATATCGTGTTCGAGGTCAGGGCTTTCATCCTTCAAAATTCTGCAAGAGTCTTTCACCATACTCAATACGATATCTGCCATCCTCAAAACTTCACGTTCGGCATGGGCGACAGCAACGGATGTGCTTTGATAATTTCCTCGATCAAGGAATTTAACGGTGAATTCCTTTTCTGATTCGGATGGGGGGAAGACCTTTTCGATGAGTCTGGAGCCGTGCTTGATAAAGGGATAGAAGACAGCTGCAGCTCCAACATTGAAGGCCGTATGAATATTTGCTAGATCCCTCTGCGGACTGTCTGAACCAAACAAATTAGCCAGTTGCTCTGTAAAGGGCAGAAACAACAAAACACTCACAATCTTGTAGAAGCAATGAGCCCAGGCCACCTGACGGCCCACATAATTTCCTCCAAAACTGGCAAGGAGGGCTGTCGCGGTCGTTCCAATGTTGGCTCCGTAAACCCAATACACGGCATCGACCAGGCTGATTTGGCCTGAAACTGTCAGGGCCATCGCAAAACCGATCGTGACCGCGCTGCTATGAACAATTCCCGTAAATGTGGCTGTTACTAATAATGCTAGGAACGGATTCTCATTCAGACTTCTTAAAAAAGCAGAAAAGGTTTGCACATTCCTTAACTCTTGCGTTCCGAAGCCAATCATCTCAAGGCCAAAAAAAATCAAACCAAAGCCCATGGCTGTCGCCATCACTTGTTTAAGAATGCGATTTTTTGCGAGAAAAAATATTGTAAAAGAGACGGCAAAAATGGGTAGACCGTACTGGGCCACATTCAAGCTCAGCAGTTGCACTGTAAAAGTAGTGCCAACCGTCGACCCTAATATCACGCTCATGACTTGCTGGAGGCCAAACACTCCCGCAGAACCAAGACCAACCAACATGGAGGTCACGGCGCCCGAACTCTGAATAATTAAAGTCAGACCGATTCCAACCAAAACTCCAAAAAAGGGACGCT includes the following:
- a CDS encoding Na/Pi cotransporter family protein, giving the protein MMSQHSSILLTLSGVSFFMLGMNLASENLQKLAANRTRDLIVSLSKRPFFGVLVGIGLTLIIQSSGAVTSMLVGLGSAGVFGLQQVMSVILGSTVGTTFTVQLLSLNVAQYGLPIFAVSFTIFFLAKNRILKQVMATAMGFGLIFFGLEMIGFGTQELRNVQTFSAFLRSLNENPFLALLVTATFTGIVHSSAVTIGFAMALTVSGQISLVDAVYWVYGANIGTTATALLASFGGNYVGRQVAWAHCFYKIVSVLLFLPFTEQLANLFGSDSPQRDLANIHTAFNVGAAAVFYPFIKHGSRLIEKVFPPSESEKEFTVKFLDRGNYQSTSVAVAHAEREVLRMADIVLSMVKDSCRILKDESPDLEHDIRLRDDWVDLLNREINLFLVRHMEDGDIVAQKNMMRIIDFSADLESAADVVDNSLLDLARKKHTLKLEFTSEGWKEIQEIHKDVVQAVEMSISCFQVEDKELAAKVIFHKREIRQMERRFREANIERLVKGRNASVNTSSIHLDALTEFRRIVGIVSNHAYGLLKDADPYNALPRR
- a CDS encoding cell division protein ZapA, yielding MEEETKRTYEVLIAGLPLKLRSSHDDKTVAKLVALVDEKVNEAMGGHSNVSFQNALLLASLHIAEELILLKRSAFEELHGLEIKAQEVLTSLESSPLTQTGLDH
- a CDS encoding 5-formyltetrahydrofolate cyclo-ligase produces the protein MMLRNLDQKIGKTAVRKAYLAQRTEFVKNSHARLFAINAAISKNVLDLLKNKKPSLIATYSPLKEEADPNGFQQFLPDCSFAYPSVDGPNLLFWVPHGQLEMDPTAWRVGPFGIQEPDPQKSKQVQIDDCDFILVPGVSFDRCGRRVGYGKGFYDRALGKASKLKIGICFSVQLSQEPLPYGEGDVKMDWIVTENSMQECVD